From the Manis pentadactyla isolate mManPen7 chromosome 15, mManPen7.hap1, whole genome shotgun sequence genome, the window TTTCTTTTGATTTTCCTGCAGCACCTGATCTTTAATTGGCAGCTCCAAGATTAGAATTACTATGATTCTGATTGTTTCATATATGAATAGAAGCCGGTGACAAGTTCCCACCCCATTCTACTTCGTTTTCTCAAAACCTCTGGATAGATGATTTACTTATTCTCTTAGCCAAATTCTCTTTCTCCTCATAGGAGACAGGATTAAAAACAACATTTCAAATCTTCAGGAAAAAGGATTGGGTTACCTCTCCCAGGAAGTGCTCTACCTTTGGCAGATTTGGAAACAAAGTATCAGTGAATTAACTGTGAGTCGGGATTATGTCCTGAATCTTCAAGGAGATTACTCCCAATATTTAGAAGATGTTTCCCTCTGTGGAGAGTGGGCAGTGTGTCTCTTCAGATTTCTGGAAATGAAAACTATATAATAAATGCCATTAATTCAGAAAATCAAGATGGCTTAGCTTGGAAAAGCCTCACACATGTCCTTACCCGAGAATCTTGGAGGAAAGTCGACATAATGGCCAAACCCCAAAATTCTCAAGGAAAATGTAAGAGTATTCATATGGAAGAGAAATTGTATGGATGTGCTTGGTATAATGACAGCCTCAGTCAGACCTCATGTGATCGTGAGGACCCCCAAGAAGGTAAGGAGAGGAACCTTACAGGTACTTTGACTGTGGGGAGAACTTGGTTCCGAAATTCATAGTCAGACAACGTAATGTGGTCCATTCAGTACCACAACCTTCCAAATGCAGTAACTATGGAATGGGCTTCATAGATGACATGAATTCTCGTGTTCATCACAGCGCTTATGTAGGAGATAAATCTCATACACGTGACCAGTGTGGAAAGAACTTTAGTCAGAGCTCAGATCTTACTGCTCATTGTAAAAGTCATTCAGGTGAGAAACCTCATGAATGTCAAGAGTGGGCTAAGTGCTGCAAACAGAGCTCGGGCCTTCCCAGATACCAGAAAGGCCTCCCAGGAGACAAACCCTATAAACGTACTGAGAGCAGCAAGGGCTTTAGGCGCAACTCCTCTCTTCACCACCACCATCGCTTCCACACAGGGGAAATGCCCTACAAATGCAACATGTGTGGGAAGGAGTTCAGATTTAGTTCACTTCTTTGTATTCGTCAGGGAGTACACACGGGGGAAAAGCCCTATAAATGTGAAGAGTGCGGGGAAGCGCTTTGATCAGAGCTCCAGTCTTCTTGTCCATCAGAGTCCACATTGGAGGGAAACCCTACAAATGCAATGTGTGGCAAATGCTTCAGTTCAAGCTCTGTTCTTCAAGTCCACCGGAGGCTGCACACAGGGGAAAAGCCTTATAGGTGTGCTAAGTGTGGAAAGGGCTTGAGCCAGAGCACACACCTTCATATTCACCATCGAGTCCACACAGGGGAGAAACCCTACAAGTGCCCTGTGTGTGGAAAGGCTTTTGCATACAGTTCAGGTCTTCACACCTATCAGAGAGTTCACACAGGAGAAAAACCTTATAAATGCGAAGTGTGCGGTAAGGGCTTCAGCTACAGCTCCTATTTTCATTTACATCAAAGAGATCACACCAGAGAGAAGCCATATAAGTGTGACGAGTGTGGTAAGGGCTTCAGTCGGAATTCAGATCTTCATATTCCTAAGAAAACAACATTATAATCCAGAGTTTGAAACTTAAATTTTGAAGGCTTAGTGTGGCAAGTCAGGGGGCGGATTGGGCTTCTTCAGTGAGAATCTTCATTGAAAGTCCACCCAGGAGAGAGGCCCTGTAAGTGTAGAGAATGTGGTTGGAGCTTCAGTTGTAACTCGTATCTTCTCATCAGAGAGCACATACAGATGAAATGCAACATACGTGTTATGAGCATGGCAAGGGTTTCAGTTATAGCTCAGACCTTACTCATCAAAGACtgtataagaggacagaaacATTATAAATGTAGTAAATCAGGGTTCAGCAAGAAAACAGAGGCCAATCTGTGTATTCCAGGTGATAGAGGCTGACTCAGCCACTGGGAGGGCTGGGCCAGCAAAGGACAAGGACACTGCCCCCCATGATGGCAGCCTGCAGCACTGAAGCAGGTGGTTCTTAAGAGCATTCCAGGACACTGCTGTGGGTCTCAAGAACTTCCGCACAGTCCCCATCAGCTGTCACTACAGTGGCAAAGTAAGTGCTTCCTGACAAATGGATGCCTTCTGGCAATAACAATAGTTAAGAGGTCAAATTTCCATTCATGGTGTGAGGAAATTACAATCGAGGTGAGTACAAGGACTTCAGTCCAGCCAAAATCTTTAGATTATTTTAAAGAGTACCCACTGGAAAGGTACTCCCCGTATAAAGAACATTCAAGAGAGTGCTCAGGAATGAAACCTGTTATTAGTGTAGTAAGAATATTAGTCCACACTCAGGTTCTTAAATCCATTAGATTCTCTACACAGGGAGAAGCTCTATGGAAGTGATATTTTATGGGAATGTGCTATGTGTTCATCACACTCGTTCCATTTCCTGGGCACACAGGGAAACTCCATTTCCCAGCAACCCTTGCAGTTAAGAAGGGGCCCTTGTATTGAGTTCCAACCAGTGGAGCGAGAGCCAAAGTGATAGAAGCTACTTGCAGACCTGGCCCTTACAGACATCTTGTGATGTCCTTCAGGCTTCTCTTTCCTGTCACGGTGATCTTAGACGCGGTTCCAGACTGGACTGGTGGAAGGCGGCTATCTGACGTGtgttgcactttttttttttttagcaagaaATAAACATCTGTTGTGTTATACGACTAATATTTTGGCAGCTTATTTGTTGCTAGCATTGCCTAGCTATCCTGACTGGTAGAGGGATTTAACAGCAACATATTTCATGGTCATTGAAGTCCACCTAAGGAAACAACCTTCTAATCCAGAGTTTGAAACTTAAATCTTGAAGGCTCAATGTGGCAAGTCAGGGCATTGATTAGGCTTCTTCAGTGAGAATCTTCATTCATTTCTGTAAAAGAGAAATGCTCCAGATGACGTGCATGTGGTGAAGCTTTACCAAGGGTGCAGTCTGTAGATGTGGGAAAGCCCAAGCAGTAGAGAAACTCTAATATGTCATGGCAGAAAAAGGTTGTCAGCTCACACcttaaatgcattaaaaaattaaCTAGAATAGGTGTTCTGCAAATAGtctcaataaaattaaatagaactaacatttactgaagtgAACAACTTAGAGAAGGCCAAGAGTGTTCGTAGTGTGAAGCAGGCAGCACCACTGCTTCTCAACAGTCTTGTCTGATAATGGGTTTTTAGAAGGTGCACATTTTATCAAGTTCCTTCCAAAACTGTCATTTAGTTTAGGACTATAGGTGGATTTAGGAGGAGGAGATATATTCACATCTTTCTACATCTTCAATAACAATTATGGTCTTTTTTTGTATCTTAGTTGATGTATAGGTTTCTTCATTTGGGTCaccttttattcctagtttttctTACAATTTTCTACTAGTTATG encodes:
- the ZNF285 gene encoding LOW QUALITY PROTEIN: zinc finger protein 285 (The sequence of the model RefSeq protein was modified relative to this genomic sequence to represent the inferred CDS: inserted 7 bases in 5 codons; deleted 1 base in 1 codon) translates to MIKFEETVTLTDVAVAFTKEELALLDKAQINLYRDVMLENVRNLISVGDRIKNNISNLQEKGLGYLSQEVLYLWQIWKQSISELTVSRDYVLNLQGDYSQYLEDVSLCGEWAXVSLQISGNENYIINAINSENQDGLAWKSLTHVLTRESWRKVDIMAKPQNSQGKCKSIHMEEKLYGCAWYNDSLSQTSCDREDPQEGXGEEPYRYFDCGENLVPKFIVRQRNVVHSVPQPSKCSNYGMGFIDDMNSRVHHSAYVGDKSHTRDQCGKNFSQSSDLTAHCKSHSGEKPHECQEWAKCCKQSSGLPRYQKGLPGDKPYKRTESSKGFRRNSSLHHHHRFHTGEMPYKCNMCGKEFRFSSLLCIRQGVHTGEKPYKCEECGKRFDQSSSLLVHXRVHIGGKPYKCNXCGKCFSSSSVLQVHRRLHTGEKPYRCAKCGKGLSQSTHLHIHHRVHTGEKPYKCPVCGKAFAYSSGLHTYQRVHTGEKPYKCEVCGKGFSYSSYFHLHQRDHTREKPYKCDECGKGFSRNSDLHISLKVHPGERPCKCRECGWSFSCNSYLXHQRAHTDEMQHTCYEHGKGFSYSSDLTHQRLYKRTETL